One window of Dehalococcoidales bacterium genomic DNA carries:
- the nfi gene encoding deoxyribonuclease V (cleaves DNA at apurinic or apyrimidinic sites) codes for MRVRKLHGWKLTVAEAKEVQSRLASRVRRTGRVTAPRFIAGVDVSASRTGEVGTGAVVVLGYPGLELVEVSVIRGEVELPYMPGLLSFREAPLILRACEQLSTTPDIIVVDGQGVAHPRRFGLASHLGLLLSKPTVGCAKSRLCGSHDVPGDERGSTAELVDGGETIGTVVRTKQGTKPLYVSVGHRIELQNAVHWVLECCRGYRLPEPVRLAHQAAGGNLKW; via the coding sequence GTGAGGGTGAGGAAACTGCACGGGTGGAAGCTGACTGTTGCCGAGGCTAAAGAGGTGCAGAGTCGGCTGGCGTCGAGGGTCCGGCGGACCGGCAGGGTCACCGCACCCCGCTTCATTGCCGGTGTGGACGTGTCTGCGTCCAGGACCGGGGAGGTGGGCACCGGCGCGGTGGTGGTACTTGGGTATCCCGGTCTTGAGCTTGTCGAGGTAAGTGTCATTCGGGGAGAAGTAGAGTTGCCCTATATGCCGGGATTGCTATCGTTTCGCGAGGCACCGCTCATTCTCAGGGCGTGTGAGCAACTCAGCACCACGCCCGACATTATTGTGGTAGATGGCCAGGGAGTTGCCCACCCGCGGCGCTTCGGCCTAGCTTCGCACCTGGGACTGCTCCTGAGTAAGCCGACAGTAGGCTGCGCTAAGTCACGGCTCTGTGGCAGCCACGATGTGCCGGGTGACGAGCGAGGCAGTACTGCCGAGCTGGTAGATGGTGGGGAGACAATCGGGACGGTGGTACGCACCAAACAGGGTACGAAGCCACTGTACGTCTCGGTGGGGCACAGGATAGAGTTGCAGAATGCGGTACACTGGGTATTGGAGTGTTGTCGTGGTTACCGGCTGCCGGAACCGGTCCGGCTGGCCCACCAGGCGGCCGGAGGAAACCTGAAGTGGTGA